The sequence TCCTGGACATCCCGACGCATGTCtacaagaacaagaaaaaaaattgtaggagAAAATAAGCAAGTATGATAAACAAAGATTAGAGGTAGACTTTCCAGTGAGGTGAAGATTGCTGGAAATAGTAATAACACAATGGAAAGAGCAATGGACTTGGAATCAAGAATTGGGATCAGATTCCAGCTGTTCATTTTAAACAAGCAAGAAATAAGATAAAACCCCAAAGTTCCCAACTATAAAACGGGGACAAAGCCCAGTGCAGATGCTCTCAAGGCCTTCGAAACATGCTTTACAGGCCCTTCTCCCAATCCTTTCCTGTCCAAGCCCCAGCCAGCCCTCAGGAGACTACAAGTATCAACCATATATTACATTCCAGGTAGCAGAGTCCATCTATGACTCTCTGGATCTCTTTTCTATCAAGTCAGGCAAATATGACATTGCTACCTGGAGCCCACCTTTATAACTCACCATACTGAATTGCCAAAGACCATTTGTAATGACTTATTGGGCCTATGTCCAACCCCACACTCATTCACCAAGATTCAATTCTTACAGAAAAAACTTCCATTAACCCCACTTGGCACACTAGAATACCACACCACACGAACTGCTACACTCTCTACATTAATCCCAGACCTGAGTCTAGAAACTTATTCAGCTATAAATTCTGACTGTAAATGCTGTGCTGGAGATGCCAGAAGGGTACTGTCTTCTCTTTCAGTTTAGAATCTCCCCTATGACTCCCAGTATAGGAATCTATAATGAAaacggtggtggtggtgatgacttAGGCCTGAAATTACCGAAGTCCCCTATTctcaaagattaaaaacaaaaatcatagaaAGATGATAGATGACATCCTTTACTGTGCTTAAAAGCATAATAAAGACCAACCAGGGAACCCAGAGCCATCAGTCATGGGTGATAGATAAGAGTCGTCCTTGCACTGAGGCGCTCCTGTTTCAAATAAACATCATTTGGCTCCAAGGAACAACTCCCCAGCATTAGCCAAGTCCCAGCACTGCCACTCACCGAGCTGTTCAAGCATCTTATCACATTCATCCAAAATAAAGTGTTTAATGTGTTTGAGGTTGAGGCTCTTATTTCGAGCCAGGGCTAGGATACGGCCTGGAGTCCCCACGACGATATGCGGGCAGTTCTTCTTCAGCACCTCTTCATCCTTCTTGATAGACAGACCACCAAAAAAAACAGCAACCTGCCGAGAGCCAGGAGCAAAGAGTctcaaaaaagaggaaggaaagaatccAATCCCCCCAGAGTTCCCACTGTTTGAGCTAAACCAATTTTTAGCATGTTTCAAAACTAAAACGAACTTTAGAGGTCAcctaatttagaaattttatgtCCCCCCACCAAACACTGAGGGTGACTGCCTGAAGTTACATAGCTAGTCGGAGCAGTCAGGACAATAATTCAGTTCTTCTGACTTAATCTAACCGTCTTCCTTCATTTATGAGGCcaagcttcatttaaaaaataaaggagtcaggtgtggtggcgcacgcctataactccagctactcgggaggcagaggttgcggtgaaccaagatctcaccattgtactccagcctgggcaacaagagtgatactccgtctctaaataaataaataaataaataaaataaagccaggcccggtggttcacgcctgtaatcccagcagtttgggaagtcgaggcaggtggatcacttgaagccaggcgttcaagaacagcctggccaacatggtgaaaccccatctcttctaaaatacaatatttacaaatttactactaaaatacaaaaactacaaaacttagccaggaggctgaggaaggagaatcgcttgaatgcaggaagtggagattgcagtgaggcgagattgagccactgtactccaggctagatgacagagcgagactctatctcaaaaaataaaaaataaataaataaaggacggCAAGAAATTACCAGATTAGTGTAAAGTACCACAAAAAAACACATGGAACATTAAGTTGTCCTAAATAAACCCAGAATCTCAAACTCCTTCATACAAACCCCATGAAATTACTGCTTTGGGTGAAATATTATCACTTCATGTTAAAACCATTAGGTGAATAGTTGGTTAGGGATCTGGGCCTTGGTACAGTGTCAAATAACACCAGAAACTCTAGTTTTAAGGGGGAAAAGAATGACCATGGAATCAGACTGTCACGATGCTAATCCTATGGTAAACCTAAAATCActaatgaggccaggcgcagtggctcacacctgtaatcccagcactttgggaggccaaggtgggtggatcacttgaggtcaggagttcgagaccagcctggccaacatggtgaaaccctgtcactaccaaaaaaaaaaaaaaaaaaaaattagccgggtatgatggcacactgtagtcccagccactcagcgggttgaagcaggagaatcgcttgaacctgggaggtgcaggctgcagtgagctgagatcgcaccactacactcacagcccaggggacacagcaagactccatctcaaaacaaataaataaaaataaaaataactaacataAGTCAACCCGATTTGTGGCGAAACAGGAGATACAGCATCACCTATGAAGGATAATTGCCAAAAATGCTTAACttcaatcagatttttttttttgagatgggagtctcactctgtcacccaggctggagtgtagtggcacaatctcagctcactataacctctgcttcctgggttcaagtgattctcctgcctcagcctcccaagtaggtaggactacaggtgtgtgccaccacgcccggctaatttttgcatttttagtagagacagggtttcatcgcattggccacactggtctcgaactcctgatctcaaatgatccacgtgccttggcctcccaaagtgctgagattacaggtgtaagctgctGCGCACTTGGCCAGAATCCTCAATATTCACACACCCCTGAAGCTGTTTTAAAGTTTCTGGCTTTCTCTGCCACGTACCCCAAAATTATCAAACTGATAGGATTCAAAGTCAGTATAAAGTAGTAAGAAAAGGGTGGTCTTGGTTAAGCATCATCCATAGCCCAATTACGAATCCTCCTGTTACATAGGATCTTAACACTGTTAAACCATGGCAAACTAAAACTTCTCCAAAATTAAAGAGACTACTGGCCTACAAGTTTCTTATCCCTCCAACTTGCCACACCCTCACTCTGAGGTCTCTTTACCTCGGCTTACCTTGACATTGGGCATGTATTTAGAGAAGCGCTCATATTCCTTGCTGATCTGAAAAGCCAACTCCCGAGTGTGACACATCACCAGCACAGACACCTTAGGCAGGAAGTAGACCGAGACATACCATGAGTGTACCCTTCATCGTTCCCTCTAGGGAAGTGACTGACAAAAACACACCTGGGTCGATAATAAATGACTTCAATTCTGTGATCTAAATCACGAACCCCATGCTTGGACAGAACATTCCCCACAGCTGTCAGGTTGTCAAGGGTAACCGAGGTCATCATGTAGCTAGGACAAAAACACCCTTCCCTTATAGTCCTAACCAAAACCCCTTCCCCAGCACTCTCCCCAAATATACCTGCCCAGTAACTGGCTCCAGCTGTTGCAGTGTGGCCAACACAAACACTGCTGTCTTTCCCATGCCCGACTTGGCCTGGCACAGGACATCCATTCCCAGAATGGCCTGAGGGATGCACTCATGCTGGACTAAAAGTAGGGGGGaaagataaattagacttcagtCTCCAGATAACTCTACAACCTTTTTCATCATGCCAAGCCCATTTCTTACCACTCAATTCTCAGTCTAGTATTTACCTGGTTCTTGCCAACTTCCAGACCCTTTTTACCTCTCTCTGCTCAATTATATTCACCTCAAAATCAGACTCTCCTAATTCATCCCAGCTTTAGCCTCCTCCAGATCTAGGCCTTCCCAGTCCTACTAAGAGCCCCCTTGCATCTACCAACCGCTCACCTTCAATGCTCCTAGCTCTgtccttatttttcttaatctatAACAATTCATGACATCTGAATACCTGCTAAAGACCATTTCTCCTACTTAGGTTGCCATACTTCGGGTCACATAACAACAACCCGGGACAAAATGAAGGACTTGGTACCTGACCCGGAAGCCAGTCATCTCTAAACCAGTCATAGAGGTTTCCAGAGGCCACAGTTGGCCTGGCCCAACAGAGGGAGACTACAGGTCCAATCAGGACCTttctggaaatttaaaattacaagtcaaatgacaaaattaaaaataatcagacaAAAAAAGTCAGTCACAAGAATGAATGGCAGACCTGGAAGCTACTTTTGGATAATTAGCACTTTGGTGCTAtcatgaaagaaagaacaagtcTGTATAATCCTCCTCTATCCAAAATCGTTTTTGATACTtatctcctgattttttttttcctcactgtcTCCCCGGCTGGTGTACAGTAgtgcaatcgcggctcactgaagcctcaaccttcACCTGCTtcatttagtagagacaggagtctccctatcttgcccaggcttCTCTTGCACTCGAGCTCAAGTGACCAcccctcctgccttgccctcccaaagcgctgggattacaggcgtgagcccctgcacctgacCCTGATCTAGCCTTAAGTATAAACTTTTACCACCTGAGCAACAACAAACACATCTTTTTATTGTACCCTTAAAGAGCTCAATGAGCACTACATGCCCAAGAGAAAATTTACCTTCTGACGGATGCTCAAAGCCACAGTCGACAATGGCCCGGAGCAACTCTGGCTTGAGCAGGAAGTCACGAAAGCCAGAGCTGTGGATGGAGACATAGGAGCCCTTGACATCCTTCTTGGCAGGGGCCTCAGCCCCATCTCCCCCAGCTGCTGTCTCCACCTCATCATCTTCATAGTCCAAGAGCTCATTGTCCACATCGTTCTCTGCCATAACTGGGCCGGCAGGGGAAGACGGGAAGGGGGATCTGGATGGGTTCTCGCAAAACAGGTGAAAACAAGGGGTGAAGAGTAGGGGATTGAGgaacagcaaaggaaaataaagatactATTTCTAACAGAAGAGctggggagggggaaaaaaaaaaaagcaagacttaGTCACGAGCAGAGCCTTCACCACCTCTTTTCCATTCCCAGTTCCCACTTTCCCTAAACTAGGAAACTTttacatggaaagaaaaacagatacacaACATAAAAACGAAAAGCAAATACAACAGAACAGAAAAAGCAGCACCAGCGTAAGTGGTTAGGACACAGGTTCCCAACAAGATTAGCAATCACAGTAGCGGAAACCAGAAAAGTTGGAAGGGGAAGACCAACTTATAAATTCTTGATCTGAAAATAACAGTGAGGAAATATAATAgataataaaaggtaaaatatgaTTAATAACTTAGTAAAGTGGAAAATGGAGATGACAAGCAGAGTCCTGGAAAGTCCTCAAAGGAAGACTGCGCCTTCCTATTATAATCCCACCGTTATGGATGCCTAACTCAGCAGCCATCAGTCAAGGGTGATAGATGAGGGTCATCACTGCGCAAAGCGCTCATCTTTCGAAAAGAAAACATCACATGGCCGCCGTCCACCTCCCATAGCTCTCAGCCTCCCACTTCTCAGTATCCTCCCTTCCGTTGTTTAAGAAAGCCCTGTGTAATTAGCATGGGGGGGAGGGGCGGTGCAAGACAAATGGCTtggccaccaaaaaaaaaaaaatccatgtctCCACCCTACAATAACAAAGTTAATAGTTGACAGAGAAAGGCAATCCCCAGGCTTTAACAGGATCTTTACCAAGTGGTCTGACATCACTGTTGCGCTACGAAGGTGAGACTCCTTTTGGAGAAACACACAATGACACCAATAGTAAACACTTGGACGGTACTCCAAATTAACTTGGGCGAGTCAAGGTGAGAAAAATCCAACTGGGCCCAGAAACCGGCTCCTCCTCCCAGTCCCACCGTGGGCCAAGAAAGGGCTCAAGAAGGACAAGTAAGGTGATAAGAGCCCCGCCCTCCGCAAATACCAAGACCAAGGGACGCCTAGCGCCGCCTCTCATTGATGCTGAGGCCTCCAATATGAAAAGAACCCACTGGAAGAAGGGAGCAAAACGAACACAATGGCGCCGAGGACACCATCTTGGATTGGGCCCCCCCTTagcttcccttccttcccccaagAGCTCTTTGCTCTCGAAAGGGATGCAAGCTACGGAAATAGGGAACCAACTAGGCCCCAGAGACCAGACGATCGCCTGTGAAAAGGGTATCAGGAACCCATGTGACGGGATGGGTGCGAAGAAGCGCAGATGGCAACGGATTGTAGTGAACGCCAAAGCTTACCTAAGCAGGCAGAGCGCGTATGGCGGCAGCAACAGCGACGAAGGAGGGAAATCTGCCTTCACTTCCGGTTGCAGGCTTCGCTCTACTCCAGCCTCCCGCCTTCTTGGCTGCAAGAGCGCAGGCGCAAGGGACCGGAAACGGGGCCTTCCGCGGTTGTACAGATCCGTGCGCTCCAGGCTTGCCTTTGGAAAATGCCTgtctgaaatttgttttaaaaccgTTTCTAACTTCCCTGCTACCGCCAGTAACAAAAGGTATAAAGGAAACTAACGTCTCCTCCCACTGTTATCTTTCTTCTGTTGTCGTACTCCTCTCCATGCCTCTCATCTCTTCGTTTAGGTTTTTGCCATGCAGGTCTTCTCTCTAGGCACTCCATGGATGCGCGGGGAACCGGTGTGGCGAGGGCTGCGAGTTCCCACGGGGTCCTTGGCCCGGTAGTGAAGGTGACCTGAGGGCGGCTGGGCAAGCACTAGGAAACGGCAGGCCCTAGCTGAGGGGAGGGGCGTTGCCCGACTCTTTCCCAGTCGTGGGGCTAGTGGGCGGTATTTTCCCAAAAGGATGCTGTCCGAGGTAGCTGCGGCCCTAGGGCCAGGGAGTCAGGAAGGTGTTCTGAATCCGAGCGGGAAGACGGGGTCTGGATTCGGCCCCAAGTGTCAATAGTAGGGCTCGAGGGTTCTACTACATTCCattaatactgtttttgtttttgttttgagacagagtttcgctgtgtcgcccaggctggagtgcaatggcgtggtctcggctcactgcaacctctgcttcctgggttcaagcgattctcctgcctcagcctctcaagtagctaggattacaggcgcccgctaccacgcccagcaaatttttggttttttagtagagacgggttttcacccatgtatgacctcaggtgatccacccgcctcggcctcccaaagtgctgggatgacaggcgtgagccacctcacccggcccaTTAATACTGCTAATTCGAGCAGAATGTTCTTGGCCCCACCCCAACAGCCCCATTGTTCAACctggatttttttcctgaatgaaaCATTTGCCATCCCTGTCTTTGAGATGGGGAGCTACAAAAGTAAGACCTGATGTCCTGCTGTGTAATAAAACAACAAACGTTTGACCCTCTCCCTGTTAGCACACTTAATCTTTTAATACTAAGGAGTAGGTACCGTTCTTGTCATCTTATTGACAGAAGCAAAGCAACATATCCCAAGCAGTACAGCTGGTGAGGTTACAGCCAGGATGCAAACATCTCTAATTCTCTATTGTATTCTACCTCCCTGCTCAAATAATCTGGTTAGTAAATACACTACAGGTTACCTTATTGGTTCAAATTCTTGGTAAAGCAAGCTTGTCTTCAGTGACAAAATGAAGTAACTAATTCAAGAATAGTGTCATAGAAGGTATTTTCCCACGTATCATTCAATTTATGCAAAAGTATCAACTGCCTCCCTTGTGCCACATGCTGTCCTAGGTTCTGGGGACACAGCAGTCAACAGCCTTTTTCTCACAGTGTTTACATTACAGGGAAGAAAAcacataaagacaaataaaatgtcaAGTATCGATAAGTGTTCGGGgtccagtggctcaggcctgtaacttAACCCTTGAGGAAGCCGAGGccgaaggattgcttgagcccaggagtttcagaccagcctgggcaacagtgaatctctacaaaaaattttaggccgggcgcggtggctcaagcctgtaatcccagcactttgggaggccgagacgggtggatcacgaggtcaggagatcgagaccatcctggctaacacggtgaaaccccgtctctactaaaaaatacaaaaaactagccgggcgaggtggcaggcgcctgtagtcccagctactcgggaggctgaggcaggagaatggcgtgaacccgggaggtggagcttgcagtgagctgagattcggccactgcactccagcctgggcgacagagcgagactccgtctcaaaaaaaaaaaaaaattttaaaattagctaggcatagtggcactcgcccgtaatcccagctactcaggaggctgaagtgggaggatcatttgagtccaggaggtcaaggctgcaatgagctggaactccagcctgggcaacacagtgggaccttgtctcaaaaaaccagTAGcagtaagtgctatgaagaaaatgcaaGGTAAAGGGGCAAAGAGCACTTGCTCCTACATTCCAGCTTTTCTCTATAGTTGCCATCTATAGTCCTCAGATTCCCAAATGAGGAACCATGTTTCTCCCTTTAGAGAAATAATAAAGTACTACTTGTTCTTGTTTCCCCAACACGTTTCAAAGGATAGCCATTTGGGCTGTTTAGGGAATAtgtaaacaaaaaacaagaaagtgactgaaggccgggcgcagtggctcacacctctaatcccagcacgttgggaggccgaggcaggtgggtcacttgaggtcaggagtttgagaccagcctgaccaacagggtgaaaccccatctctactaaaaatacaaaaaatagccacgtgtggtggcacacacccataattccagctgcttgggaggctgagacaggagaatcgcttgaacccgggggcagaggttgcagtgagccgagatcgcgccattgtattccagcctgggcaacaagagcaaaactccatctcaaaaaaaagtggcTGAAAATGAGAAATGATGAGGCAAAAGGAGGCTGCTTCAACTCACCAATTTATTTGCCAATAGTTAGTTTATTGATactttttttattgttacaaTGGGAAAGTAAGGTGTCAAGGATGTAGAAAGGAAGGGCATGCATATGAGGGAACACAGTATCATTTTAGATCTTGGAAAACAATGAGCATCTGATAAGTCTCTGGGGAAATAGGAAAGGAGGAAAATCCAATAAAGAGAAAGATCagcataagaaaaacaaagagagccTATAAAATGCAGTTATCTACCTGGAATTGTAAGCGAGGGGCTAAATGTAGTCATCTCCTCTTTTTGGAGATCAGAAGGTCTCTGGGAAAAGAGAAGAACCAATTATTCAGAAAATAACTAGGGTCACagaatgaacaagtggaattagAGAGCCACTGATGGAAGTGAGGAAACAGCAGTGTAGGTTTTGGCCGGTGAGCAGGTGGTGGTAATAGTATCATAGGGTTGCTAATTATTGAATCACTGCTACTACATGGGAGGAACTGTGCTAGACTTTACAGAATGATTCCAAATCATTGAAGCAACCCTCACAAGGTAGGCATTATTATCATCCCAGTTTCACAGAGGAGGACATCGAGGCTACCAAGTTAAGTAGCTTGTCCTGGTTCCACAGCCAGCAAGCAACAGGGTCAAGAGAGGGACCCACATCTGCGACACGCTGAAGTCAGGATGTTTTCCACATTCCTACTTCCCCATATTACAAATTTCACAGAGGGTTTAGGTGAGAATGACTTGGGAGTTTACAAAGTCCCAGTGAGGGTTAAAGAACAACAAGGAGATTCAGATGTGAGCAGGACATTTATAAGTGTCACAAGAAAATTATTGGATCCTGCCTCCCAGGATTTTTAGGGGATGGAAAGAAGACAGGGAttatggtgggaggtgattttgATTGGAGGATTTCTTTGAGGGAGGGAACTGGCAGAAGGAGTCAGGCCCTAGGCAGAAATCCGGTAGTTGGGGTGGACTTGGGGCCTGACGTCGCAGACCATGCCAAGAAGCTGGGCCAGGACACGCTCTCGGTTTCTCTGCTGGGAGCTCTGCATGCCCTGCACCTGGCGCCTTGTAGCCTGCTCCACCTCAGCGGACAGGTTCCCCTGGGAACCCATGGCCTGGGGGGTAGGGAGAGGggtggaagagagaaagggaaaagcagaaacagagagacaAGGGTCCAGGCATATGAGGGGAAAGATCCTGAAACAAAGCCTAGAAGAAAGGCCCTCTCAGAAACCACCCCCATCCCACAGAAATATCCCAACACCAAAGAGATCAACCCTTTCCCCTTAGACCTAACATGCAACTTCATCCTAAAACAGACTGTAATATCCCCACCACCTCACCGTCCATGACCATAAAACTGTACCCTCCACCACAAATGTTAATCATACTCCACatagatgtttttttttttttttttttgagacggactctcgctctgtcgcccaggctggagtgcagtggccggatctcagctcactgcaagctccgcctcccgggttcacgccattctccggcctcagcctcccgagtagctgggactacaggcgcctgccacctcgcccggctagttttttgtatttcttaatagagacggggtttcaccgtgttagccaggatggtctcgatctcctgacctcaagatccgcccgtctcggcctcccaaagtgctgggattacaggcttgagccaccgcgcccggcccacatagATGTTATACTTTACACAGACTGTGACATTCCACCCATAAGCTCTATGTGGCCTTCAAAAATCCCAGACTCTCTTACATATCATCACAAAGTTTCACCAATGTTGTGGTCCCTGCCAGGGTCCCCTCAGCCTCAGCCCTCTGCCACCATATTTTCTTGTTGAGTCACCCTTACACACCTCACAAGATGTACCCACCAGCTTGCACTGGGGTCTCATACCAACTCTGCCTCAACTCACCGCCTGCTGCTTGCTCTGGAATTCCTGCTCTCGCTCTCTGCGGTATTGCTCCACCTCCATCTGTGCCTCCTCCTTTGCCTGCTTCAGTCGCCGGGCCTTCCctgg comes from Theropithecus gelada isolate Dixy chromosome 4, Tgel_1.0, whole genome shotgun sequence and encodes:
- the ATP6V1G2 gene encoding V-type proton ATPase subunit G 2 isoform X1, with amino-acid sequence MASQSQGIQQLLQAEKRAAEKVADARKRKARRLKQAKEEAQMEVEQYRREREQEFQSKQQAAMGSQGNLSAEVEQATRRQVQGMQSSQQRNRERVLAQLLGMVCDVRPQVHPNYRISA
- the ATP6V1G2 gene encoding V-type proton ATPase subunit G 2 isoform X3; this translates as MEVEQYRREREQEFQSKQQAAMGSQGNLSAEVEQATRRQVQGMQSSQQRNRERVLAQLLGMVCDVRPQVHPNYRISA
- the ATP6V1G2 gene encoding V-type proton ATPase subunit G 2 isoform X2 — translated: MASQSQGIQQLLQAEKRAAEKVADARKRKARRLKQATRRQVQGMQSSQQRNRERVLAQLLGMVCDVRPQVHPNYRISA